Proteins encoded in a region of the Gallalistipes aquisgranensis genome:
- a CDS encoding DUF5017 domain-containing protein: MKHTKIKTISAGILLAALFASAGCSKEDSVDMPSFEVTLPGSVFKVGEPVAFSLSGNPDIISFYSGEAGNAYEYKDKDRITPAEMTLSFTTLASSGTAGYPNPAMAPISYSTDFDGDYTEEGVRRATWTDISDNFKFPTDVGQNIPSGTMFIDDLFPADGRPLYFRFHYQVDKFDQSAAGGKGNGRTQVNIQNFLINGMTASGSTPVYDVLTSGWQCVLTPSYDDCPTANLPSMPGTSPRILLRSDFRPTQDRECWAVSGPLYRAEDVNTGPDMGVGIKTVSDPGLTRYEHTYTTPGTYTVTFVGANSNVYGRKEVVRQLTLTVVGDEGGITPPEYEPWPNP; this comes from the coding sequence ATGAAACACACGAAAATAAAGACGATCTCCGCGGGAATCCTGCTCGCCGCCCTGTTCGCTTCGGCCGGCTGCAGCAAGGAGGACTCCGTGGACATGCCCTCGTTCGAGGTGACCCTTCCCGGCTCCGTCTTCAAGGTGGGGGAACCGGTGGCATTCAGCCTGTCGGGGAACCCGGACATCATCTCCTTCTATTCGGGAGAGGCCGGCAACGCCTACGAATACAAGGACAAGGACCGGATCACTCCGGCGGAAATGACCCTTTCATTCACCACGCTGGCCTCGTCGGGCACAGCCGGTTATCCCAACCCGGCCATGGCCCCGATCAGCTACTCCACCGATTTCGACGGGGACTACACCGAAGAGGGGGTCCGGCGGGCCACATGGACCGACATTTCGGACAACTTCAAATTCCCGACGGACGTGGGGCAGAACATCCCTTCGGGGACGATGTTCATCGACGACCTCTTCCCCGCGGACGGACGGCCGCTCTATTTCCGGTTCCACTATCAGGTCGACAAATTCGACCAGAGCGCTGCGGGAGGCAAGGGAAACGGCCGCACGCAGGTCAACATCCAGAACTTCCTCATCAACGGAATGACGGCATCGGGCAGTACGCCGGTGTACGACGTCCTGACTTCCGGCTGGCAGTGCGTCCTGACGCCCAGTTACGACGACTGTCCCACGGCCAACCTGCCCAGCATGCCGGGTACCTCTCCGCGTATCCTGCTGCGCAGCGACTTCCGCCCCACGCAGGACCGCGAATGCTGGGCCGTATCGGGTCCGCTGTACCGGGCGGAGGACGTCAACACGGGTCCCGACATGGGAGTGGGCATCAAGACCGTCTCCGATCCGGGTCTGACCCGCTACGAACACACCTACACCACGCCCGGCACCTATACGGTGACCTTCGTGGGGGCGAACTCCAACGTCTACG